In Candidatus Defluviilinea proxima, a single genomic region encodes these proteins:
- a CDS encoding GAF domain-containing protein, with amino-acid sequence MTLPQDSDRTRAVLELLYDVSRELATALDLRTVLQRVLYGALQNVGGERCSIVVLDDAGKAIDATIVYGSQLHEHTTQQMRETMERGLAGWVIQNHKGAYVPDTTKDERWLVRPDDTDRSGAKSAICVPLLAREKLVGVLTLVHTKVNAFSTEQLDLMQAIADQAGIAVLNARLYTESQRQARVMTALAEGAAAMNASLRMDDVYQRVLIQTMQALQVETVALGMIEGDHIVFRAAAGHNAGNIVNAKLELGKGITGTVTREGRGIVIPDVHKEKNFSMADRPGGVEMRGLLVAPIQSQGRVMGLLEAINPVARSFDPDALLVMTGIGGLAGTTIQNAQLFERLQAAHKRYRDLFEESIDPIVITDWEGHIIEANNQACVLSGYSHDEIQELGIDQLHEVNWSKTGMEFEFLQGDQMCSYESSLHKKDEAHIPVDVHAHRVEFDSTDSIQWILRDITERKELDSLREDLTSMIYHDLRSPLANIVSSLDVIADMVPEEERSTVLSILKIAENSTDRIQRLVSSLLDVSRLESGQPVADQSAVDALPLARHALEDVAPAARGRRQTLADELPNELPLIWVDEDMARRVLINLVENSIKFSPNDGTIALGAQAEDGWVHFWIRDHGSGIPASEQEHIFDKFTRLRGKGKAGGLGIGLAFCRLAVQGHGGKIWVESEMGKGSTFHFTFPIATKEQLATGKEEG; translated from the coding sequence ATGACACTTCCTCAAGATTCCGACCGAACCAGAGCAGTACTTGAACTCCTTTATGATGTCAGCCGGGAGCTGGCTACCGCGCTTGACCTGCGGACGGTGCTTCAACGCGTATTATATGGAGCGCTTCAGAATGTGGGCGGTGAACGATGCAGTATTGTGGTGTTGGACGATGCAGGTAAAGCCATTGATGCAACAATTGTATACGGCTCGCAACTTCATGAGCATACTACTCAGCAAATGCGCGAGACCATGGAACGTGGCCTTGCAGGGTGGGTAATACAGAATCATAAAGGCGCTTATGTCCCAGATACGACCAAGGATGAACGCTGGTTGGTCCGCCCGGATGATACAGATCGTTCCGGTGCGAAGTCCGCGATCTGTGTTCCGTTGCTAGCGCGTGAAAAATTGGTGGGCGTTCTGACGCTTGTACATACAAAGGTCAACGCTTTTTCAACCGAACAACTTGACTTGATGCAGGCTATCGCCGATCAGGCAGGTATTGCCGTGTTGAATGCACGGTTATATACCGAGAGTCAACGTCAGGCGCGTGTGATGACGGCACTGGCCGAAGGGGCGGCCGCCATGAACGCATCCCTCCGCATGGATGATGTGTATCAACGTGTGCTCATTCAAACCATGCAGGCCTTGCAAGTGGAGACAGTTGCACTGGGCATGATCGAGGGCGATCATATCGTCTTCCGTGCGGCAGCCGGGCACAACGCCGGGAACATTGTCAACGCCAAACTTGAGTTGGGCAAAGGGATTACGGGTACGGTCACGCGTGAGGGGCGCGGGATTGTGATACCCGATGTCCACAAAGAAAAGAATTTTAGTATGGCAGACAGGCCCGGGGGCGTCGAGATGCGAGGCTTGTTGGTGGCTCCGATCCAATCGCAGGGACGAGTCATGGGCTTGCTCGAAGCGATTAACCCCGTAGCACGCTCGTTTGACCCAGATGCCTTGCTGGTGATGACCGGTATTGGTGGTTTGGCTGGGACGACCATCCAAAATGCACAATTGTTTGAACGCTTGCAGGCCGCACATAAACGTTATCGCGATCTGTTCGAGGAAAGTATTGATCCGATTGTGATCACGGATTGGGAAGGGCACATTATCGAGGCCAATAATCAGGCATGTGTGTTGAGCGGCTATTCCCATGATGAAATTCAGGAACTAGGCATTGACCAACTGCATGAGGTGAATTGGAGTAAGACCGGCATGGAGTTTGAGTTTTTGCAGGGCGACCAGATGTGTTCGTATGAATCGTCACTGCATAAAAAGGATGAAGCGCATATCCCGGTGGATGTACATGCACATCGTGTGGAGTTTGACTCTACTGATTCGATCCAATGGATACTTCGCGATATTACTGAACGCAAGGAACTTGATAGTCTGCGCGAAGACCTGACCTCAATGATCTATCATGACTTGCGCTCACCGCTCGCGAACATTGTTTCCAGTCTGGATGTGATCGCAGATATGGTCCCTGAAGAAGAACGCTCGACGGTTCTTTCCATCCTCAAGATTGCTGAGAACTCAACCGACCGTATCCAACGCCTTGTCAGTTCTCTGCTTGATGTAAGCCGACTCGAATCGGGTCAGCCTGTTGCCGATCAATCGGCAGTGGATGCCCTTCCGCTTGCCCGCCATGCTCTTGAAGATGTTGCCCCCGCCGCACGTGGACGCAGGCAAACCCTCGCAGATGAACTGCCAAATGAATTGCCCCTGATCTGGGTGGATGAAGATATGGCGCGACGTGTGTTGATCAACCTCGTGGAAAACTCGATCAAGTTCTCACCGAACGATGGGACGATCGCACTTGGTGCACAGGCTGAAGATGGCTGGGTGCATTTCTGGATCAGAGATCATGGCTCCGGTATTCCAGCCTCTGAACAGGAACATATCTTCGATAAGTTCACACGCCTGCGTGGAAAAGGTAAAGCCGGTGGTTTGGGAATTGGTCTTGCGTTTTGCCGCCTCGCCGTGCAAGGACACGGAGGCAAGATCTGGGTCGAAAGCGAAATGGGGAAGGGTTCCACGTTCCATTTCACTTTCCCAATCGCAACGAAAGAGCAACTGGCAACTGGCAAAGAAGAAGGTTAA